Proteins co-encoded in one Streptomyces sp. JH34 genomic window:
- a CDS encoding PP2C family protein-serine/threonine phosphatase gives MDGRNLELGELLTAAESAPPGESVGVIAHDLRKRFGADRVSFLFVDLMEQRLLRLTAPTEGDMEDTEDPIDLQGTVYDTVLRSQRQHVETDGQGGRRVISPVSNRGDCIGLLEVTLGYADDTVLGQISEAAHALAYIIVTDRRFTDLYHAGRRTTRTSLAAEIQHQLLPSSSCCEAPQFTLAAGLVPADDIGGDTYDYTLDRDTLYLSITDAMGHDTESALLATLVTGALRGARRTGCDALHQAHKAHEALLSHSRGLATGQLLCIRLETGMCELVNAGHPWPLRLRDGAAEAEEVPLAVNLPFGVAAPTSYRLQELQLHPGDRLVLLTDGMQERGAAAVDLVRLVSDTRALHPREAVRKLTRAVLDACRGNLNDDATVVILDWHGTGEGFAP, from the coding sequence ATGGATGGCAGAAATCTGGAACTTGGCGAGCTTCTGACCGCAGCGGAGTCCGCGCCGCCCGGGGAGTCCGTCGGCGTGATCGCGCACGATCTGCGCAAACGATTCGGGGCGGACCGGGTGTCGTTCCTGTTCGTCGATCTCATGGAGCAACGGCTGCTGCGCCTGACCGCGCCCACCGAGGGCGACATGGAGGACACCGAGGATCCGATCGATCTGCAGGGCACCGTCTACGACACGGTCCTCCGCAGCCAGCGGCAGCACGTGGAGACCGACGGCCAGGGCGGACGACGGGTGATCTCGCCGGTGAGCAATCGCGGCGACTGCATCGGTCTGCTGGAGGTGACGCTCGGGTACGCCGACGACACCGTGCTGGGACAGATCAGCGAAGCGGCTCACGCACTGGCCTACATCATCGTCACGGACCGCCGGTTCACCGACCTGTACCACGCCGGCAGGCGGACCACCAGGACCAGTCTGGCCGCCGAGATCCAGCACCAGCTGCTGCCCTCGTCCTCCTGCTGCGAGGCTCCCCAGTTCACCCTCGCCGCGGGCCTCGTGCCGGCCGACGACATCGGCGGAGACACCTACGACTACACCCTCGACCGGGACACGCTGTACCTGTCCATCACCGATGCGATGGGCCACGACACCGAGTCCGCGTTGTTGGCGACGCTGGTCACGGGTGCGTTGCGCGGAGCGCGCCGCACCGGCTGCGACGCGCTCCACCAGGCTCATAAGGCCCACGAGGCCCTGCTGAGCCACAGCCGCGGGCTGGCCACCGGACAGTTGCTGTGCATCCGCCTCGAAACAGGCATGTGCGAACTGGTCAACGCCGGACATCCCTGGCCTCTGCGCCTGCGGGACGGTGCTGCCGAAGCCGAGGAGGTCCCGCTCGCCGTCAACCTGCCGTTCGGTGTCGCCGCACCCACCTCCTACCGGCTCCAGGAACTTCAGCTGCATCCCGGAGACCGTCTGGTCCTGCTCACCGACGGCATGCAGGAACGCGGGGCAGCCGCTGTCGACCTCGTCCGCCTCGTGAGCGACACCCGTGCCCTGCACCCCAGGGAGGCCGTCCGCAAGCTGACCAGGGCGGTGCTGGACGCCTGCCGGGGCAATCTCAACGACGACGCGACCGTCGTCATCCTGGACTGGCACGGAACCGGCGAAGGCTTCGCTCCCTGA
- a CDS encoding TetR/AcrR family transcriptional regulator has product MTAGPTAATRPRNRKQLIVEAAGRVFSERGYHMASMEKIAAGVGITAAALYRHFPNKYALFAECADVMADRLVAAVDEVPSGATPADVLTAVTRVTVAHRASGGVYRWEARYLHHEDRRQLRAKFRHVIGRVDEAVQREHPLPDGRLRAMAALGAIGSITMHHTSIAQRRAEELLSASALRVTAADPATARDSARAVEVVVHPVPRTRRAEILAAAIPLFARDGFASVTNGQIAEAVGLAPSALYRHYSGKVDILAAACLQAAGLLARTVDQSLHQVSGPHDAVVALAATYVAYSFEYTALNSVAEAELVGLPADLRRSLVLAQREHIAVWEQQLRLARPELDPRQARVLVHAGFGVAVEAGRGLRWQDSPGHRDAVTALVMAALGF; this is encoded by the coding sequence GTGACCGCCGGTCCGACCGCGGCCACTCGGCCCCGCAACCGCAAGCAGCTCATCGTCGAGGCGGCCGGCCGGGTCTTCAGCGAGCGCGGCTACCACATGGCTTCCATGGAGAAGATCGCCGCCGGTGTGGGGATCACAGCGGCGGCCCTGTACCGGCACTTCCCGAACAAGTACGCGCTGTTCGCCGAGTGCGCCGACGTCATGGCGGACCGGCTCGTCGCCGCCGTCGACGAGGTGCCCTCCGGGGCGACGCCGGCGGATGTGCTCACCGCCGTCACCCGGGTCACCGTCGCGCATCGCGCGTCGGGCGGGGTGTACCGGTGGGAGGCCCGGTACCTCCATCACGAGGACCGCCGGCAGCTCAGGGCGAAGTTCAGGCACGTCATCGGGCGGGTGGACGAGGCCGTGCAGCGCGAGCACCCGCTGCCGGACGGGCGCCTGCGGGCCATGGCCGCGCTCGGCGCCATCGGCTCGATCACCATGCATCACACCTCGATCGCTCAGCGCCGTGCCGAGGAACTGCTGTCGGCGTCAGCGCTGAGGGTGACCGCTGCCGATCCGGCGACGGCCCGTGACAGTGCCCGCGCTGTCGAGGTGGTCGTCCACCCGGTGCCGCGCACGCGACGCGCGGAGATCCTGGCGGCCGCCATTCCCCTGTTCGCGCGGGACGGGTTCGCCAGCGTCACGAACGGGCAGATCGCGGAGGCGGTGGGGCTGGCCCCGTCGGCGCTCTACCGTCACTACTCCGGCAAGGTCGACATCCTGGCGGCCGCGTGTCTCCAGGCGGCGGGGCTCCTGGCCCGGACGGTGGACCAGAGCCTCCACCAGGTGTCCGGCCCGCACGACGCCGTCGTCGCGCTGGCGGCGACCTACGTGGCCTACAGCTTCGAGTACACCGCGCTCAACAGCGTCGCCGAGGCCGAGCTCGTCGGTCTGCCGGCGGACCTGCGGCGGTCCCTGGTTCTCGCACAGCGTGAACACATCGCCGTCTGGGAGCAGCAGTTGCGGCTGGCCCGTCCGGAGCTGGACCCGCGCCAGGCCAGGGTGCTGGTGCACGCGGGGTTCGGCGTCGCTGTCGAGGCGGGCCGCGGGCTGCGGTGGCAGGACAGCCCCGGCCACCGCGACGCCGTGACCGCGCTGGTCATGGCGGCCCTGGGCTTCTGA
- a CDS encoding serine/threonine-protein kinase: protein MSLRMGDPAEIGGYPLEARLGSGGMGTVFLARTSSGRPIAIKLIHQQFAGDDEFRIRFRQEVAAARRVSGAFTAAVVDAAPEAEQPWMATTYIEGRTLAQRIAEQGPLDGAELRRLAIGLAEALRDIHRVGVVHRDLKPSNVVLSPEGPRVIDFGISRAADQQTLTMTGRVIGTPPFMSPEQLQAPRGVGPRSDVFSLGTLLVYAATGHGPFDADSPYLTAYQVVHEEPSLGVVPKALRAVVEPCLDKEPGGRPSADELLVLLRDLPDDLGGTGVHEAGAGRTRDMVTQHHVTQDTPVPAVPSPAPAGAGTSVGRRLRSRWRPVLAAAVAVAAIGGGVAALRAGSTGGGTDGDKGERVAAPAASLPTGFGPWRRTVQGGREDIPDELRCVARGDALFCGGGGVVATRIRAMDGSRVWTAKSPGVPVQGMHVVGATEDTVLGYRFAAEDAPQDPHSEVVALDADDGRELWAVPSGAQSTAVTGRSQDALVVGSAVVTVDASNSRFEARDAHSGDVTWTTSFPAGTQCAPVPAGAQLLAMCATDAEVDAVEVRRPVLHTVDRTSGALGRAIAVDGPAVPMGVSDGRLVLLRQHMEGAALTGYDGTAVIDPASRKVTYSRLARTYAGTPGMADGTVYLAGQAGLVTALDPATGREKWSRQTGVEGASGPVAGSGALYFSSATGRVVALSPNSGKTLWATDPQVDGLTGEQGASPRVTVAGRAVIVAAAENTLFAFDTQKPPRSG, encoded by the coding sequence GTGTCGTTGCGCATGGGCGATCCAGCCGAGATCGGCGGTTATCCGCTCGAGGCCCGGCTCGGCTCGGGTGGCATGGGCACGGTCTTCCTTGCCCGTACGAGTTCGGGGCGGCCCATCGCGATCAAACTGATCCACCAGCAGTTCGCCGGGGACGACGAGTTCCGCATCCGCTTCCGGCAGGAGGTGGCGGCCGCCAGGAGGGTGAGCGGCGCGTTCACCGCCGCCGTGGTCGACGCCGCCCCCGAGGCCGAGCAGCCGTGGATGGCGACGACCTACATCGAGGGGCGGACGCTCGCCCAGCGCATCGCCGAGCAGGGTCCGCTGGACGGGGCGGAGCTGAGAAGGCTCGCCATCGGGCTGGCCGAGGCGCTGCGCGACATCCACCGGGTGGGAGTCGTCCACCGTGACCTGAAGCCCTCGAACGTCGTGCTCTCGCCCGAGGGTCCGCGCGTCATCGACTTCGGCATCTCGCGCGCCGCGGACCAGCAGACGCTGACGATGACCGGCCGGGTCATCGGTACGCCCCCCTTCATGTCGCCGGAGCAGTTGCAGGCGCCGCGTGGTGTGGGACCGCGGTCCGACGTCTTCTCCCTGGGGACGCTGCTGGTATACGCGGCGACGGGCCACGGGCCGTTCGACGCGGACAGCCCCTACCTCACCGCGTATCAGGTGGTGCACGAGGAGCCGTCGCTGGGCGTCGTGCCGAAGGCCCTGCGCGCGGTCGTCGAGCCGTGCCTGGACAAGGAGCCCGGGGGCCGCCCCTCGGCGGACGAACTCCTCGTGCTCCTGAGGGACCTTCCGGACGACCTCGGTGGGACCGGCGTGCACGAGGCCGGTGCGGGCCGCACCCGTGACATGGTCACTCAGCATCATGTGACCCAGGACACCCCGGTTCCGGCTGTTCCGAGCCCCGCCCCGGCCGGCGCCGGCACCTCGGTCGGCCGCCGTCTGCGCAGCCGGTGGCGGCCCGTGCTCGCGGCCGCGGTCGCCGTCGCGGCGATCGGCGGGGGAGTCGCCGCACTGAGGGCGGGAAGCACCGGAGGCGGCACGGACGGCGATAAGGGCGAGCGCGTCGCGGCGCCGGCTGCCTCACTCCCGACCGGCTTCGGCCCGTGGCGCAGGACCGTGCAGGGCGGTCGCGAGGACATCCCCGACGAACTCCGGTGCGTCGCCCGCGGCGACGCGCTGTTCTGCGGGGGCGGCGGTGTGGTCGCGACCCGTATCAGGGCCATGGACGGCTCCCGGGTGTGGACGGCGAAGAGCCCGGGCGTCCCCGTCCAGGGCATGCATGTGGTGGGTGCCACCGAGGACACGGTGCTCGGTTACCGCTTCGCCGCCGAGGACGCCCCGCAGGACCCGCACAGCGAGGTGGTGGCCCTCGACGCGGACGACGGCCGTGAGCTGTGGGCCGTGCCGTCCGGCGCCCAGTCGACCGCCGTGACGGGCCGGAGCCAGGACGCCCTGGTGGTCGGCTCCGCCGTGGTGACGGTCGACGCCTCCAACTCCCGTTTCGAGGCCCGTGACGCCCACAGCGGTGACGTGACCTGGACGACGTCGTTCCCGGCGGGTACGCAGTGCGCCCCCGTCCCGGCGGGCGCACAGCTCCTCGCCATGTGCGCGACGGACGCGGAGGTGGATGCCGTGGAGGTGCGCCGTCCCGTCCTCCACACCGTCGACCGCACGTCGGGGGCACTGGGCCGGGCCATCGCGGTCGACGGGCCCGCCGTGCCGATGGGCGTCTCCGACGGCAGGCTCGTTCTCCTTCGGCAGCACATGGAGGGAGCGGCGCTGACCGGGTACGACGGGACGGCGGTGATCGACCCGGCCTCGCGGAAGGTCACGTACTCCCGGCTGGCCAGGACATACGCCGGGACACCCGGCATGGCGGACGGCACCGTCTACCTGGCCGGACAGGCAGGTCTCGTCACGGCGCTCGACCCCGCGACCGGCCGGGAGAAGTGGTCGCGGCAGACGGGCGTGGAGGGCGCGTCCGGGCCAGTGGCAGGATCCGGCGCACTGTATTTCAGCTCTGCCACCGGCCGGGTGGTCGCCCTGTCACCGAACAGCGGCAAAACCCTGTGGGCCACGGATCCGCAGGTCGACGGCCTCACGGGCGAGCAGGGCGCAAGTCCGCGCGTGACCGTCGCGGGTCGTGCCGTGATCGTCGCGGCGGCGGAGAACACCCTCTTCGCCTTCGACACGCAGAAGCCGCCCAGGTCGGGCTGA
- a CDS encoding oxygenase MpaB family protein — translation MHNLDRRKVLSLGVALGLVGAADPAKAWAWASRDSVAGSGTGVDPEYVWDSATDPLMVSLLRNGQVPAVNTAMAGWVNNGDALPAGLPAELTAHLRTVNKLPSWADPVKLARAADFNRRKDTYLFMLYGLGSGIMSTVIPREARSVYWSVGGADMKDRAAKTFTFGYDLSQLDAFKPTGQFVVTANKTRLVHGAVRHLLPQSPHWRAVTDQSIPISAADILVTFHSLGTFVRRRLLDWKVPMSAADQEAFLHSWQVALHLLGVPDEYIPGTWAAAEAQSAQVLTPILAPTPEGLDLAEVLLGLTAEIDLGVTRGFLNEFVRYVLSNEVGDWLKLPRDYAAAALVRTVWPAFILFREGLSPVMPGTFYMFDQFLRGLAMLFLNKGSSTTTTPITIPTGNRPAG, via the coding sequence ATGCACAATCTCGACAGGCGAAAGGTCCTCTCCCTCGGTGTCGCACTCGGCCTCGTGGGCGCGGCAGACCCCGCCAAGGCGTGGGCGTGGGCGTCGAGGGACTCGGTGGCCGGCAGCGGCACCGGTGTCGATCCGGAGTACGTCTGGGACAGTGCGACGGACCCGCTGATGGTCTCGCTGCTACGGAACGGCCAGGTTCCGGCGGTCAACACCGCGATGGCGGGGTGGGTGAACAACGGGGACGCACTGCCCGCCGGACTGCCGGCCGAGCTGACCGCGCACCTGCGGACGGTCAACAAGCTGCCGTCCTGGGCGGATCCGGTCAAGCTCGCCCGCGCAGCCGACTTCAACAGGCGCAAGGACACCTATCTGTTCATGCTGTACGGCCTCGGCAGCGGGATCATGAGCACCGTGATCCCGCGCGAGGCCAGGAGCGTCTACTGGTCGGTGGGCGGAGCCGACATGAAGGACCGCGCGGCCAAGACGTTCACGTTCGGCTACGACCTGTCCCAGCTGGACGCCTTCAAGCCGACCGGGCAGTTCGTCGTCACCGCCAACAAGACCCGGCTGGTGCACGGCGCGGTGCGTCACCTGCTGCCTCAGTCGCCCCACTGGCGGGCGGTCACCGACCAGTCGATCCCCATCAGCGCCGCGGACATCCTGGTCACCTTCCACAGCCTGGGAACCTTCGTGCGCAGGAGGCTTCTCGACTGGAAGGTCCCGATGTCGGCCGCGGACCAGGAAGCCTTCCTGCATTCGTGGCAGGTCGCGCTCCATCTGCTCGGTGTGCCCGACGAGTACATCCCCGGGACCTGGGCGGCCGCGGAAGCGCAGTCGGCGCAGGTGCTCACCCCGATCCTGGCCCCGACGCCCGAGGGCCTCGACCTGGCCGAGGTGCTGCTCGGTCTGACGGCGGAGATCGACCTCGGTGTCACCCGCGGGTTCCTGAACGAGTTCGTGCGCTACGTCCTCAGCAACGAGGTCGGCGACTGGCTGAAACTTCCGCGCGACTACGCGGCGGCGGCCCTCGTCCGCACCGTGTGGCCGGCCTTCATCCTGTTCCGCGAGGGCCTGTCGCCCGTCATGCCCGGCACCTTCTACATGTTCGACCAGTTCCTGCGCGGCCTGGCCATGCTGTTCCTCAACAAGGGCAGTTCCACGACCACCACCCCGATCACGATCCCCACGGGGAACAGGCCGGCCGGCTGA